The Raphanus sativus cultivar WK10039 chromosome 2, ASM80110v3, whole genome shotgun sequence DNA segment GGTCTGATTTTATGTCAGCTAGAGCTATATCAAGTCACGGAACGATATCCTCTTCGGTAGCAGCCTCTTCGTTCGTGCCTAACGCTTCATACAAAGGTCTGGCACCTGGACTCATGAGAGGCGCTGCTCCAAAGGCTCGTATAGCTATGTACAAGGTTGGCTGGGTGATTGAACCTTATGGTGCTGCTATGGCCGATTTTGTTAAGGCATTTGACGAAGCCATCAAAGATGGGGTTGATGTATTGTCGATTTCCATAGGCGGAGACGCACCTCCTTTCCGTCCACTTAACGCCGTTGAGCAAGATCTTCACATTGGGTCGTTCCATGCGGTGACTAAGGGTATTCCTGTTATAGCTTCAGCTGGTAACGGTGGCCCTGAAGCTTACTCTATAAGTAATGTAGCTCCGTGGTTATTCACAGTCGGTGCAACCAGCATTGACCGTACTTATTACGTAGACTTAACTTTTGGAAACAACATGACCATGATGGTACGTAACGtgcttctttttcttatatttttttcttcaatggTGTTGGAAACTTACTGTCTTTGTAAAAACTGTATCAGGCTCAATCTTTGTATATAGGTGAGGGATTATTTGCTGAATTAGTTTACGTGGAAGATTGGGTACATGACACGTCTGATCTGAAGGGAAAAGTTGCCTTAACGTTTGCGAAAAATGATGAGGATGTGACGGGTGTTGACGACAAGTTAGGTTGCAAAGCGGTGATCATTGCACGAAGTTCTGATTATCTAACTGACGTTTTCGTTGATTCGTCTTCCAGCATCGCCGTAGACTATGAAGTCGGAACTAAGATTCTACAATACATCCGCTCGTCAAGGTGTTTCTTTTTACTTTTCGAGCAGCTTGGTTCTTGTGCATAAGTACATAAACATTGGTTCTGACtctcaaaacttaaaaaataaaaataataataaacctcaacaattaatttaaaattaataaagtttttattaaatgtttatGACCTCTAAAATCTCAAAGACGGTTGTGCTTCCTAGTCACATAGTAGtatgttaaaaaaaactgattgTTTGTTTACTGTTATGTGTCTCTTCAGTTCGCCAACGGTTAGCATGAGTGTTGGTAAAACGTTCGTGGGGCGTCCTAAATCGACTACAGTTGCAGGATTCTCATGTAGAGGGCCTAGTGCACAATCTCCTGCCATTCTCAAGGTTTTTCTTTACTTCTTGCGAAACAAAGTTTTGGAATCTTGAGTACTGTCGTTTTCAACAAGGCTGTATGTTAATGTCGCAGCCTGATATCGTAGCCCCTGGTGTGCTGCTTCTAGCAGCTGATATTAATGACACCCTGAGATCTGATAAAGGTCAATCAGATTTCAGTATAACTCAAGGAACATCCGTTTCCGCTCCTCTTGTTGCCGGAATCGTTGTACTACTCAAAGCTTTACACCCTGACTGGTCTCCTGCTGCTTTAAAATCAGCTATCATGACTACAGGTTCTTGAAAACTAAACCCTCTTTCTCCTCAccatagaaaaacaaaaataatattaaatcagATGTACTTCTAACTTAAAACCAGTTAAAGCATAATTATCTGTTAGATACAGTGACAGTTTCTAACcgaaaaaagaaattaatgttatatttgttttgttatatttaattttctaaaaaccaATTGAATTGCTAGTAGAATGATAAGTCCTTGTGGGTTTACAATCGATtcttaaaaatactttttttttatttttcttacatgATAAGAACTCTCTCTAATACTGCTATTGGAGCTACTAATTTTGCGGTCTCTTGTTGTTGTTATAGCGTGGAAGACCGACCCATTCGGGGAACCTATGTTCGCGGAAGGGTTACCAAGGAAACTGCCAGATCCATTTGACTATGGTGCAGGACTCGTGAACCCGGAAAGAGCCAAAGATCCAGGGCTAGTTTACGACATGAACCTCGACGATTACATCTTCTACTTTTGCGCCTCTGGTTACAATGATACTGCAATCACTGTACTCACTGGGAAACCAACAAAATGCTCGTATCCGTTACCGTCTGTTCTTGACGTTAACTATCCAGCCATCACGATTCCAGAACTTGACGGAGAAGTGACGGTCACGAGAACGGTGACTAACGTTGGACCTGTGGACTCGGTTTATAGAGCCGTGGTCGAGGCTCCGGAAGGTGTGAAGATTGCTGTTGAACCGGAGACTCTAGTGTTCAACTCGAGCACGAAGAAAATTGGGTTCAAAGTTAGGGTTACGACGAGTCATAAGAGTGACACTGGTTACTTCTTTGGTAGCTTCACTTGGACTGATGGGACTAGAAATGTTGTCATTCCTTTGTCTGTTAGGACTCGTGTTTCGATGCTTTGATAAACAAGTTTCCTCAACTTCTTCATAAAAtgttattatctttttttttttataaataaaataaacaaataataggAAATGTAATCATATTCTCTTTCTTTGACTCTAACTGAAACCACATCAATAATAACAAACTGAGACTAAAAgattccctctctctctctctctcccacaTGAGAAGCAACTATATAACTCATGTCTTTTAACCATTACAACATaaacaagaaaaagagaaaacatttGTCTGAAAATTATCAGAGAAGAAGGGAAAATAATGGGCGGAGGAAACAGATTCCAAGAACCAGTGAGGATTAGCCGTAGGAGACAA contains these protein-coding regions:
- the LOC108839446 gene encoding subtilisin-like protease SBT3.12; this encodes MLESVFESPEAARDSIIYNYHHGFSGFAARLTESQAKKLSDRPDVFSVASNQKLALHTTRAYDYLGLSPILPKGLLHESDMGSELVIGFLDSGIWPEARAFNDEGLGPIPKHWKGECVAGTRFDPAKHCNRKLVGAKYFLGGVHEKNPGVELSGSDFMSARAISSHGTISSSVAASSFVPNASYKGLAPGLMRGAAPKARIAMYKVGWVIEPYGAAMADFVKAFDEAIKDGVDVLSISIGGDAPPFRPLNAVEQDLHIGSFHAVTKGIPVIASAGNGGPEAYSISNVAPWLFTVGATSIDRTYYVDLTFGNNMTMMAQSLYIGEGLFAELVYVEDWVHDTSDLKGKVALTFAKNDEDVTGVDDKLGCKAVIIARSSDYLTDVFVDSSSSIAVDYEVGTKILQYIRSSSSPTVSMSVGKTFVGRPKSTTVAGFSCRGPSAQSPAILKPDIVAPGVLLLAADINDTLRSDKGQSDFSITQGTSVSAPLVAGIVVLLKALHPDWSPAALKSAIMTTAWKTDPFGEPMFAEGLPRKLPDPFDYGAGLVNPERAKDPGLVYDMNLDDYIFYFCASGYNDTAITVLTGKPTKCSYPLPSVLDVNYPAITIPELDGEVTVTRTVTNVGPVDSVYRAVVEAPEGVKIAVEPETLVFNSSTKKIGFKVRVTTSHKSDTGYFFGSFTWTDGTRNVVIPLSVRTRVSML